ATCAATGCATGGCGCTCTCCCGCGCGCCGTGCGCACCCGCCGATCCGACGCGTATGCAAAACCTTGGGCTATGTAGACCCCATGTACACCCAAAACGGGCTATGCTCGAAGACTGGCCTGACAGCTTGACCGACCGCTATCGATCGAGGTTGCAGCTCATGTTCAAGCTTGGGCGATGGTCCATGCTCAATCTGCTGATTGCGATGATGAGCGTCATGGTGCTGATCGCCGTGATCGTGCCCATCTGGCGCACCCTAGGCACCCGGCAACATATTGCCGACGCCGTGCTGGATGCGAGCGCACTGAAAGTGGTGGTGCTGGAAGCGGCCACGGTTCGCGGCGGGCTGGCCGAGGTCCGTTCCAATGACCTGCACTACAACCCCAAGGCCTCCATCGGCACCTATGTGGCCTCGGCCGAAATCGCCGACGGCGGCCTGATCACCCTGCACACCCGCAACACCGGCACCAGCCCCGACCCCATCCTGATGCTGATTCCCAGCGAACGGAACGGCAAGGAAGGCGCCGAGATCACCTGGACGTGCAAGATGATGCAGAACGCCTATGCGTTGTCCCCTCCCGATTGCCTGAAGCAGGACAGCACTCAGCCGGCCCCTGCGAATTCGCCGACGCCTCGTGTCACGACGGCAGCTGCCGCACAGGCGCTCACGCGCACTGACACGACGCACTAAAGCCCCGGGGCAAGATGCCCCGGGCGATCAACCGTGGGCGGCGCCACCCTCAGCTGCCAGCGCGTTCGCTGGCGGCGTCACGGTGGCCGCCGGGAAGCTCTCCGAAATGTCCCTGGCCAGTGCGTCCAGCGCATTCACCTCTTCGCTCAACACGCCCACCATTTGATTGGTGATGTGCAACAGCTCCCGGGGCTCGACGTCGCCTGCCTGGATATCGATGGTGGCATCGGCCATGCGCGATTCGCTGAGCACGGCCGTGGTCTCACTGGCGATGATGGCGGCCTTGGCGCTCTGCTCGGCGTATACGCTGGAATAGCGGCGCAACTGCCCGGCGTCGATCCAGCCCGCCGACTGGTTGGCCACGGCCACGTCCCAGGCTTCATGGCGCAGCGTGGGCCAGCGTCCATCGAGATAGAAATTGCCGGCCATGGCATCGTGCAGGTGCTTGTCGATGTCGGCCGCGGACGCATGGGCTTTCAGGTCGCCAAGCAGATCGTCACGGAGCTTGCCGAGCGTACGCATGCGCTCACGATCATGCTCCCGTGCCCGGGTGATCTCCACGAAGTTCTGGTGGATCTCTGCATCGATGCGCGCCCGTGCCTCGCTGGCTGCATGCTCGTGATGCACGTGCTCGACCCACGCCTCCAGCGAAAGCGCCGTGAGGATGCTCACCACGATCATCACATAGTGCTTCGCAAAGGCTTTCAGCGAATGGGCGTGTACTTCCGGTAACTCGAAATGCATGGGACAACCCTGTCTGGCCAACGGAAAGGACAAACGGCAGATCGCTCCACCGATGTGGAACGTCTTGCCCTGCAACGAAAGAACCATCCTGCCTGGGCGTGCGGACCTGCTTCGTCGGCATCACGCGCCGCCGGCATGATATCGGACCCTGGCGCCATCGACCCACCGACTGCCGGTGTCGCCCTACCCTCGCCGCCTCCTTCCTCCACGCCATTGCTCCATCGTCAGTTCGACGAAGGCGCGGCTCGCGGCGCTCTGATAGGCATCTTTCCGCCGCAACAGCACGGCCGTGCGCTTGAGCAGGCTGGGATGGAGCGCAACGGCGAAAAGCTCGGGATGCTGGGCCGCAATGGATGCCGGCAGCAGTGTGGACAGCGTGGTGCGCCTCACGATATCCACCACGGCACTGATCGAATTGGCCTCGATGGCCACATGCGGATGAACGGCATGCTCGCCGCAGTAGCGGTCAATCTGCTCGCGCGTGGCGAACTCCTTCGAAAGCAGCACCAGGGACTCATCATTCAGGGCCTGCAGCCCAAGGGTCCGCTTGCCCGCGCAGTGGTGTGCCTTGCCAACGACGAGCGCCAGGGTTTCCTCCAGCAGCGCACTGGCCTCGATATCGGCAGAACGCACTTCGTCAAAGGCAATGCCGACGTCGAGCTGGTCGCTGCCCAGCAGTTCCTCGATGCGCTCCTGCGGCATCTCGCGGATGGTCAGCACAATATGCGGGTAACGCCGGTGAAAGGCTTCCACCAGCGGGCCGATCAGATAGGACGTGAAGGTAGGCGTCAGGCCCAGGCGCAATGCGCCACGACTCAGGTCCTGCACGTCGTGCAGTGCGCGCTTCCCCGCCTCCAGATCCAGTAGCGCCCGTTGCGCGTAACGCTGGTAAACCTCTCCGGCATCGGTCAGGCGCGTGGCCTTGCCGCTTCGATCGAACAGAGGCACGCCCAGCGTCTCTTCCAGCAGTTTGATCTGCTGCGACAGCGCCGGCTGCGAAACGTGGAGAGCCTCTGCCGCGCGAGTGAATCCGCCGTGCTCGGCGACCGCCAGAAAGTAGTGGATGTGTCGCGAAAGCACAGCCAGTCACTCCATAAGAAAATTCAATTGATTACATCATAAATCAGTCTTTTACCTTATGCATTGCGACGCGTACCGTGGGCTCCATCGACCACCCGAGGGCCGGAGCAGCAGCCATGAAAGACATCATCGACGGTTTCCTGAAGTTCCAGCGCGACGCCTTCCCCGAGCGGGCCGGCCTGTTCCGCGAACTGGCCACGCGACAGGCGCCCCGCGCCCTGTTCATCTCCTGCTCCGACAGCCGCCTCGTGCCGGAACTGGTGACCCAGCGCGAGCCCGGCGATCTCTTCGTGATCCGCAACGCGGGCAATATCGTGCCGTCCTACGGCCCCGAGCCGGGCGGTGTATCGGCATCGGTGGAATACGCTGTCTCCGCACTGCACGTGTCGGACATTGTCATCTGCGGCCACTCCGACTGCGGTGCGATGACCGCCATTGCCTCCTGCACCTGCCTGGACCATATGCCGGCCGTGGCCCACTGGCTGCGCTATGCCGACTCGGCGCGCGTGGTCAATGAGGCCAGGCAGCACAAGACGCCGCTGGAGCGCGTGCAGTCGATGGTGCGCGAGAACGTGATTGCGCAGCTGGCCAACATCAAGACGCACCCGGCGGTGCGCCTTGCCCTCGAAGAAGGCCGAGTGAGCCTGCATGGCTGGGTCTACGACATCGAGACCGGCAGCATCGATGCACTGGACGGCGCCACCGGCCGCTTCGTCTCGCTCGCCGCGCAACCCCACGTCTGCGCCACGCCCGCATCGCACGCCCACGCAGCCTGAATCACCCCATTAAAAGGAGCCCCCATGATCCAGTCGCAGCACACGCCGTCAGCCCGCCAGGCGCTGTCCGAAACCATCATCGCCACCAAGCTCAGGAAGGATCTTTCCTTCGAACAACTCACGGACGGCACCGGCCTGAGCATTGCCTTCGTCACGGCCGCCCTGCTTGGCCAGCACGCGTTGCCGGCGGATGCCGCCCACGCGATTGCGAAGAAGCTGGACCTCGACGACGACGGCACCGCGCTGCTCCAGGCCATCCCGCTGCGCGGCAGCATCCCCGACCGCGTGCCCACCGACCCCACCATCTACCGCTTCTACGAGATGTTGCAGGTGTACGGCACCACGCTGAAGGCGCTGGTCCACGAGAAGTTCGGCGACGGCATCATCAGCGCGATCAACTTCAAGCTCGACGTGCAGAAGATCGATGATCCGGAAGGCGGTTCGCGCGCCGTGATCACGCTGGACGGCAAGTACCTCCCCACCAAGCCGTTCTGATCCTTGCACCTGACATCGGGCGGCGAGCGGCTTGCTCGTTGCCCGGTCTCGCCTCGCCACCATTGCTCATGGCCAGGCTTCCGCCTGGCCCGCCCCACTGAGGTACCCCATGGATTTTGTAAAGCGCACCATCGACCTTGCCATGAAGAACGTCGAAGAAGGCGGCCGCCCCTTCGCGACGGTGATTGTCCGCAACGGTGAGATCCTCGCCGAGAGCCCCAACCTGGTCGCCCAGACGAAGGACCCCACCGCGCACGCGGAAATCCTCGCCGTGCGCGAAGCCTGCCGGAAACTCGGCACCGAACACCTGACCGATTGCGATATCTATATCCTCGCCAGCCCCTGCCCGATGTGCCTGGGTTCGATGTACTACTGCAGTCCCCGGCAGGTCATCTACATCACCACCCGCGAAGACTACGCGCCGTTCTACCGTGACGACCGCAAGTACTTCGAGCTGGATACCTTCTACGCCGAATTCAGCAAACCCATCGGCGAACGCCGCATGCCCATGCTGCAGCAGAAGGACGAAAGCGCGATCAAGGTGTACCAGCGCTGGAAGGAACTCAACGCGAAGTAATCAGACACCCCGTAGCCCGGATGAAGCGAAGCGGGAATCCGGGAGCAAGCGCCGCCATGGCTCGATATCACTTCAAGGCAAGGGTTTCGCCATCCCACAGGTTGCGACACGCCACGCCCTCCCGGATTCCCGCTTCGCTTCATCCGGGCTACTTCAAGGGGATCCGCGACCCCGGTCCCCTTACCATTTCATCGAGCCGTCACAATGCACGACTAACGTGCGACATCCACGAACACCCAGCCGCTGAAGCCTTCGGCGGCGTCGCGAGTGCATGTGACCGTCGATTCCACGTCCGGGCTGGCCCGGTTGTTCGAGCAGCAGCACGACACGCTCTACCGCTATTTCCTCAAACGCACGGCGCATGCCTGGGATGCGCAGGATCTGGTGCAGGAGCTTTATCTGCGCCTGCTGCGCACGGATCGTGACCAGGGTGCGGTCATCCAGAATCCGGAGGCCTATCTGTTCACGGTGGCGGCCAACCTGGTGAAGGAGCACGCCACGCGGCGCCAGCGCAGCCCGCTGGGCAGCGATGACCTGGAGGAAGTGATCGAGCGGCTGGCCACGCCTTGCGACGCGGCTGCCGGGGTGGATCGCTCGCTGCGGCGGGAACGGCTGGCCGACACCATTGGCCGGCTGCCGGCGAAATGCCGCGCAGCGCTGGTCATGCACTACCGTGACGAACTGGGTTATCGCGATATCGCCGAGCGCCTGGATATCTCCACCCACATGGTCAAGAAATACATCGTCAAGGCGCTGGCCGTGTGCCGTCTGGGGATGGCCCGCTATGAATGATTTCGCCCGCCACCAGGCACCGACGAACCAGCAGCGCCGCATCGCCGAAGAAGCGGCCGAGTGGTACCTGGATCAGCGCGAGGGGCTCAGTGCGGAGCAGCATGCCGCCTTCATGGACTGGCTGTGCCGCTCTCCCGCCCACGTGGCGGAGTACCTGGCCATGACGCGCCTGCATGGCGATCTCGCCGCAGCCGCGGCGCTTGATCCATTGACGACTGCGCAGCTGAAGGAGCACGCCGCACAGGAGCACGCCGTGACGCCGCTGCGCCTGAGCACCCAGAGCGGCCGGCCGGCGACCGAGCCCACACGCCGTTGGCGCCGCGCGCCGATGCAGGCTGCAGCTGCCGCACTGGTGCTGTGCCTGGGCGCACCCACATGGTTGCAGCAATCGCCGGTGCACTGGGACGCCTATGCGTCCGACGCCGGCCAGGTCCGCAGCCTGCAGCTGGACGATGGATCGCAGCTGGAACTGGATGCCAACAGCATCGTGCTCACGCAATTTGACCTGACGCAGCGCCGCGTCGAGCTGTGGCGCGGTGGTGCACTGGTTGATGTGGCGCACGACCCGGCCCGTCCGTTGAAGGTCAGGCTGGGGCGCAATGAACTGCAGGATATCGGCACGGTGTTCGACGTCCATCTTGGCAAGAACGGCAACCGCGTCACCGTGATCAGTGGCCGGGTCAAGGTGTGGCAGCCCGCGCACT
The nucleotide sequence above comes from Dyella telluris. Encoded proteins:
- the cynR gene encoding transcriptional regulator CynR; its protein translation is MLSRHIHYFLAVAEHGGFTRAAEALHVSQPALSQQIKLLEETLGVPLFDRSGKATRLTDAGEVYQRYAQRALLDLEAGKRALHDVQDLSRGALRLGLTPTFTSYLIGPLVEAFHRRYPHIVLTIREMPQERIEELLGSDQLDVGIAFDEVRSADIEASALLEETLALVVGKAHHCAGKRTLGLQALNDESLVLLSKEFATREQIDRYCGEHAVHPHVAIEANSISAVVDIVRRTTLSTLLPASIAAQHPELFAVALHPSLLKRTAVLLRRKDAYQSAASRAFVELTMEQWRGGRRRRG
- a CDS encoding carbonic anhydrase, whose amino-acid sequence is MKDIIDGFLKFQRDAFPERAGLFRELATRQAPRALFISCSDSRLVPELVTQREPGDLFVIRNAGNIVPSYGPEPGGVSASVEYAVSALHVSDIVICGHSDCGAMTAIASCTCLDHMPAVAHWLRYADSARVVNEARQHKTPLERVQSMVRENVIAQLANIKTHPAVRLALEEGRVSLHGWVYDIETGSIDALDGATGRFVSLAAQPHVCATPASHAHAA
- the cynS gene encoding cyanase codes for the protein MIQSQHTPSARQALSETIIATKLRKDLSFEQLTDGTGLSIAFVTAALLGQHALPADAAHAIAKKLDLDDDGTALLQAIPLRGSIPDRVPTDPTIYRFYEMLQVYGTTLKALVHEKFGDGIISAINFKLDVQKIDDPEGGSRAVITLDGKYLPTKPF
- a CDS encoding nucleoside deaminase; translated protein: MDFVKRTIDLAMKNVEEGGRPFATVIVRNGEILAESPNLVAQTKDPTAHAEILAVREACRKLGTEHLTDCDIYILASPCPMCLGSMYYCSPRQVIYITTREDYAPFYRDDRKYFELDTFYAEFSKPIGERRMPMLQQKDESAIKVYQRWKELNAK
- a CDS encoding RNA polymerase sigma factor; this encodes MTVDSTSGLARLFEQQHDTLYRYFLKRTAHAWDAQDLVQELYLRLLRTDRDQGAVIQNPEAYLFTVAANLVKEHATRRQRSPLGSDDLEEVIERLATPCDAAAGVDRSLRRERLADTIGRLPAKCRAALVMHYRDELGYRDIAERLDISTHMVKKYIVKALAVCRLGMARYE
- a CDS encoding FecR family protein, producing MNDFARHQAPTNQQRRIAEEAAEWYLDQREGLSAEQHAAFMDWLCRSPAHVAEYLAMTRLHGDLAAAAALDPLTTAQLKEHAAQEHAVTPLRLSTQSGRPATEPTRRWRRAPMQAAAAALVLCLGAPTWLQQSPVHWDAYASDAGQVRSLQLDDGSQLELDANSIVLTQFDLTQRRVELWRGGALVDVAHDPARPLKVRLGRNELQDIGTVFDVHLGKNGNRVTVISGRVKVWQPAHSAWMASPDNIGSLVADLSGGQQARLHDDGSLDLVDRQANLSDSTAWLPSDIHFEGATVAEVARRFNAYTTQPLDIEDAGVAATRISGRFHARDVDAFITYLQTLPGVQVARGADSVRVYAGNGPLKDVRRL